From Fibrobacter succinogenes, the proteins below share one genomic window:
- a CDS encoding bifunctional indole-3-glycerol phosphate synthase/phosphoribosylanthranilate isomerase yields the protein MSEDILQKIVRKRREDIERLGLNFGIEIPATRRRGHVEFLGTPGAILEVKRASPSKGDIAPDLNPVGLATTYAEAHAQAISVLTEMNFFKGSLRDLIEVADAMEERAKQGLHACAVLRKDFLLFEDEIDIAYRCGADAVLLIARILDDAQLVKMAERAQKFGIQAFVEVREADDFRKLAVVTNALGDAAAKTIVAGVNSRDLATFHTDPLIPASVRSKLPAKAVFESGILSAADATYARNLGFTGILVGEAVAKNPPLAKDVVSAFESGCENARGQFWKKFAALRQAPALNNLARHCSSSHDCVGHLMHEQAPALDNLARHCEESSDEAIHKSNPMVKICGITREEDGLLATELGADMLGFVFSTTKRLTTEEFVTSFSTKLRAGGNPHRPLLVGVITDPNSEEGKIAIKLAREGVLDAVQFHGVDPHNSIDAASSNALPYYCAVRVGEASDFEKVEAIRKNGEPRILLDAKVEGIPGGTGKQIPESLLREKAGDIPLWLAGGINPENVSELVSKFNPELIDVSSGIEDAPGIKNHDKMKDLFAKLR from the coding sequence ATGAGCGAAGATATTTTGCAAAAAATTGTGCGGAAGCGCCGCGAAGACATCGAAAGACTTGGACTAAATTTCGGCATTGAGATTCCAGCCACACGCCGTCGTGGGCATGTGGAATTTTTGGGAACACCCGGTGCCATCCTAGAGGTCAAGAGGGCTTCGCCATCGAAAGGCGACATCGCTCCAGACTTGAATCCTGTCGGACTTGCAACAACATATGCAGAAGCTCACGCTCAGGCGATTTCGGTGCTAACAGAAATGAACTTTTTCAAAGGTTCGCTCCGCGACTTGATTGAAGTCGCCGACGCCATGGAAGAACGCGCCAAGCAAGGTTTGCACGCTTGTGCCGTGCTCCGCAAAGATTTTCTTTTATTCGAAGACGAAATTGATATCGCCTATCGCTGCGGTGCCGATGCTGTATTGCTCATCGCACGCATCCTCGACGACGCACAGCTCGTGAAAATGGCCGAACGTGCACAGAAATTCGGAATCCAGGCGTTTGTCGAAGTCCGCGAAGCAGACGATTTCCGCAAACTCGCTGTTGTCACAAATGCGCTCGGAGACGCTGCAGCCAAGACGATTGTTGCAGGAGTCAATTCCCGCGACCTAGCCACGTTCCATACGGATCCGTTGATTCCCGCAAGCGTACGCAGCAAGCTCCCCGCCAAAGCCGTTTTTGAATCGGGCATTCTGAGTGCCGCCGATGCGACATACGCCCGCAATCTCGGATTCACGGGAATCCTTGTCGGTGAAGCCGTTGCCAAAAATCCGCCACTCGCAAAAGACGTGGTCAGCGCCTTTGAAAGCGGATGCGAAAACGCTCGCGGGCAGTTCTGGAAGAAATTTGCCGCCCTTCGGCAAGCTCCTGCGCTGAATAACCTAGCACGTCATTGCTCTTCGAGCCATGACTGCGTCGGTCATCTAATGCATGAGCAAGCTCCTGCGCTAGATAACCTAGCACGTCATTGCGAGGAGAGTAGCGACGAAGCAATCCATAAATCCAATCCCATGGTCAAAATCTGCGGCATCACCCGTGAAGAAGACGGTCTTCTCGCCACTGAACTCGGCGCCGACATGCTCGGATTCGTGTTCAGCACCACCAAGAGACTCACCACCGAAGAATTCGTAACGTCATTCTCGACCAAGCTCCGCGCGGGAGGGAATCCACACAGGCCGCTTCTCGTTGGCGTCATTACCGACCCGAATTCCGAAGAAGGCAAAATAGCCATTAAGCTTGCCCGCGAAGGCGTGCTCGATGCAGTGCAGTTCCACGGCGTTGACCCGCACAATTCCATCGATGCAGCATCCAGTAATGCCCTCCCCTACTACTGCGCAGTCCGCGTCGGCGAAGCATCAGATTTTGAAAAAGTCGAAGCAATCCGCAAAAACGGCGAACCCCGCATTTTGCTGGACGCCAAAGTCGAAGGTATCCCCGGCGGCACAGGCAAGCAAATCCCCGAAAGCTTGCTCCGCGAAAAAGCCGGCGACATTCCGCTGTGGCTCGCCGGCGGCATCAATCCCGAAAACGTTTCTGAACTCGTGAGCAAGTTTAACCCCGAACTCATTGACGTTTCGAGCGGCATCGAAGACGCCCCCGGCATCAAGAATCATGACAAGATGAAGGATTTGTTCGCGAAACTGCGCTGA
- the epsC gene encoding serine O-acetyltransferase EpsC translates to MHELIQESEVAKAVQTIFDDYNRGKHIDNIDIYNRPDQAEIQTILQNLIRVVYPGHFRDRSHKIYNPKNSFAVLIEDTFYHLHKQVAIALDYCKLRGTMASDERKIESYRICKEFFSKIPQVREFLETDLHAAYDGDPAAGCLDEIILAYPGLMATTIYRIAHELYLLHVPVLPRLMTEYAHSKTGIDIHPGATIGKYFFIDHGTGIVIGETAIIGKNVKIYQGVTLGALSTRGGQRLSGKKRHPTIQDNVTIYAGASILGGDTVVGENAVIGGNAFITRSIDANTRVSIKNLELDYTTTDSKKHKTTEFTQSDEWYYII, encoded by the coding sequence ATGCACGAACTTATCCAAGAATCTGAAGTTGCAAAAGCCGTACAAACTATTTTCGATGATTACAATCGCGGCAAGCATATCGATAACATCGACATCTACAATCGACCCGACCAGGCCGAAATCCAGACGATTTTGCAGAATTTGATCCGAGTCGTTTATCCAGGGCACTTCAGGGATCGTTCGCATAAGATTTACAACCCGAAAAACAGTTTCGCGGTTCTTATCGAAGATACCTTCTACCACCTCCACAAACAGGTGGCCATCGCCTTGGATTACTGTAAACTTCGTGGCACTATGGCTTCTGACGAACGCAAAATCGAAAGCTATAGAATTTGTAAGGAATTTTTCTCCAAGATTCCGCAAGTCCGTGAATTTTTGGAAACCGATTTACACGCCGCCTACGACGGCGACCCTGCTGCCGGCTGCCTTGACGAAATCATCCTCGCCTACCCCGGCCTCATGGCAACAACCATCTACCGCATAGCCCATGAGCTCTACCTTTTGCACGTACCAGTTCTCCCACGACTCATGACCGAATACGCCCATTCCAAAACGGGCATCGACATCCACCCGGGCGCAACCATCGGCAAGTATTTCTTTATCGATCACGGTACCGGCATCGTGATTGGCGAAACTGCAATCATCGGTAAAAACGTAAAGATTTATCAGGGCGTAACGCTAGGCGCGCTCTCGACAAGAGGCGGCCAAAGACTTTCCGGCAAAAAACGCCACCCGACAATTCAGGACAACGTCACCATTTACGCTGGAGCATCCATTCTCGGCGGCGATACTGTTGTCGGCGAAAATGCAGTTATCGGTGGCAACGCTTTCATTACGCGCTCCATTGACGCCAACACTCGCGTAAGCATCAAGAATTTAGAACTCGACTACACCACTACCGACAGCAAAAAGCACAAGACCACCGAATTCACGCAAAGTGACGAGTGGTATTATATTATTTAG
- a CDS encoding O-acetylhomoserine aminocarboxypropyltransferase/cysteine synthase family protein, whose translation MSKLNSKKDINTANIADSNNWNFATKCLQAGWKPKIGEPRVLPIFQSTTYKYEDVDEVERLFALKQSGNKYTRTGNPTVAAFESKITELEGGVGAVATASGQSAVLLAISNLVKAGDHIVASKHIYGGSYTLLSVRLAKLGIETTFINPEDPIAELRKAFRPNTKVLFGETIGNPALGILDFEKFSKLAKEFDVPFLVDNTLATPFLVKPLQHGANIVIHSATKYIDGHAIALGGVVIDGGNYNWENGKFPDLVEPDAQYANTSYTKKFGRAAFIAKARAQYLRDFGAALSPFNAFLLNLGLETLHLRMPQHSNNALALAEFLSKNPAVNWVSYPGLKSNPNSKRIRKYFDYQGGSGVLTFGLKGGRAAIRSFVKALKVAALVVHVGDARTSVLHPATSTHSQLSPKDRLAAGIPDDMIRVSVGIEDPRDIIADFEQAINASVKGGK comes from the coding sequence ATGTCCAAACTAAATTCGAAAAAAGATATCAATACAGCAAACATCGCTGATTCAAATAATTGGAATTTTGCAACAAAGTGTCTACAAGCCGGCTGGAAGCCCAAAATTGGCGAACCCCGCGTCCTCCCAATTTTCCAATCAACCACATACAAGTACGAAGACGTTGACGAAGTCGAAAGACTTTTTGCATTAAAGCAATCCGGCAACAAATATACTCGCACCGGAAATCCAACCGTAGCTGCATTCGAAAGTAAAATTACGGAGCTCGAAGGTGGCGTAGGCGCTGTAGCCACAGCATCAGGGCAATCCGCAGTGCTGTTGGCCATTTCGAATCTCGTAAAAGCTGGCGACCACATTGTTGCAAGCAAGCACATTTATGGCGGTAGTTACACACTGCTTAGCGTTCGACTTGCAAAACTCGGCATCGAGACCACATTCATCAATCCCGAAGATCCCATTGCAGAACTCCGCAAGGCATTCCGCCCGAACACCAAAGTTCTTTTCGGCGAAACGATTGGCAACCCCGCCTTGGGCATTCTGGATTTCGAAAAATTTTCGAAGCTCGCCAAAGAATTTGACGTTCCCTTTTTAGTGGACAACACGCTCGCCACACCATTCCTCGTAAAGCCTTTACAGCATGGCGCAAACATAGTCATTCATTCCGCAACAAAGTATATCGATGGTCACGCAATTGCACTCGGCGGTGTCGTAATTGACGGCGGCAATTACAACTGGGAAAACGGGAAATTCCCAGACCTCGTAGAACCCGATGCTCAATACGCAAACACTTCCTATACTAAAAAATTTGGTCGCGCCGCATTTATCGCAAAGGCCCGCGCTCAATATTTGCGTGATTTCGGCGCCGCTTTAAGTCCGTTCAACGCATTCCTTTTAAATCTCGGTCTCGAAACGCTCCACTTGCGCATGCCGCAGCACAGCAATAACGCATTGGCTTTAGCAGAATTTCTCTCCAAGAATCCTGCGGTCAATTGGGTCAGCTATCCAGGACTCAAATCTAACCCAAATTCCAAGCGCATCCGCAAATACTTCGATTATCAAGGCGGTAGCGGCGTGCTCACATTCGGTCTCAAAGGTGGCCGAGCAGCCATTCGCTCTTTCGTCAAAGCATTGAAAGTCGCAGCCCTCGTGGTGCATGTGGGTGACGCCCGTACAAGCGTTTTGCATCCAGCAACTAGCACGCATTCGCAGCTTTCTCCTAAAGATAGGCTCGCCGCAGGAATCCCTGATGATATGATCCGCGTATCCGTCGGTATCGAAGATCCTCGCGACATCATTGCAGACTTCGAACAAGCTATTAACGCAAGCGTAAAAGGCGGTAAATAA
- a CDS encoding DMT family transporter: MNNIKNIGPILITIAACFWGSMGIFVRKLSEYGFTPIQIVSIRITLAALTFSAIQLFKSRSGFKISTRDIPLFLGLGFGSILFFTICYFTAITIMPLSTAAILLYTSPIWIVLMSAMFFREKMNCKKIIALALAFAGCVLVSGISGEGITLKGLLIGLGSGIGYGLYSILGTVALRRHSPYTVTTYTFSLAAIGSLLICQPTDMLSKFSSTNNLTGLIFFCILTALVTAVIPFLFYTLGLRTVEASKAGILATIEPMVATIVGITCFSEALTLMSGIGIFLILAAVIVLNWSKNANSR, from the coding sequence ATGAACAACATCAAAAACATTGGACCCATTCTAATTACTATTGCCGCCTGTTTTTGGGGAAGCATGGGCATTTTCGTGAGAAAGCTCAGCGAATACGGTTTCACTCCTATTCAAATTGTTTCGATTCGAATCACACTCGCCGCATTGACATTTAGCGCAATTCAGCTTTTCAAAAGCCGCTCAGGTTTTAAAATTTCAACACGTGACATTCCGCTTTTTCTAGGTCTTGGATTCGGAAGCATTCTATTCTTTACAATCTGCTACTTTACGGCCATTACCATCATGCCGCTATCAACCGCAGCGATACTCCTATACACCTCGCCCATTTGGATTGTACTGATGTCAGCAATGTTCTTCCGCGAAAAAATGAACTGCAAAAAAATTATCGCGCTAGCGCTTGCATTCGCAGGCTGCGTGCTGGTTTCAGGAATTTCGGGCGAAGGCATAACGCTAAAAGGATTGCTGATTGGCCTTGGCTCTGGCATTGGTTACGGGCTGTACAGCATCTTGGGCACAGTAGCATTGCGTAGACACTCGCCATACACCGTCACAACTTACACATTTTCACTTGCTGCAATTGGTTCTCTATTGATTTGCCAACCAACAGATATGTTGTCTAAATTTTCAAGTACAAATAATTTAACTGGATTAATATTCTTCTGCATTTTGACAGCTTTAGTAACAGCCGTAATCCCATTCCTTTTCTACACACTCGGTCTCCGCACTGTAGAAGCTAGCAAAGCAGGGATTCTCGCCACCATCGAGCCCATGGTCGCCACCATCGTCGGCATCACGTGTTTTTCCGAAGCTTTGACTTTAATGTCCGGAATTGGCATATTTCTGATTCTTGCAGCAGTTATTGTTTTGAACTGGAGCAAAAACGCAAATTCAAGATGA
- a CDS encoding dimethylsulfonioproprionate lyase family protein: MKDVIYNLIEESQKFLFKRAKIDDKIGLEAAKFAVRDIPELSGKFEKSNSPLIRWIKEAVKHGSPETKELLNALEPALPYLPWKYNYEPRPDMPDLGNQIGWGEILGPEAPYHDEHFCFGFTLLGKNTFYPSHLHPATELYVVLSGHAIWTLDGLSKINGPGEFILHPSDHIHSMQTEQEPMLALYTWSGKDVKTLSKYV, encoded by the coding sequence ATGAAAGATGTCATTTACAATTTAATTGAAGAATCTCAAAAGTTTCTTTTCAAGCGCGCCAAAATAGACGATAAAATAGGTCTAGAAGCCGCCAAATTTGCAGTCCGCGACATTCCCGAACTCAGCGGTAAATTCGAGAAAAGCAATTCGCCTTTAATCCGTTGGATCAAAGAAGCCGTCAAGCATGGTAGCCCCGAGACAAAGGAACTGCTAAACGCTTTGGAACCAGCGCTCCCCTACTTGCCATGGAAATACAATTACGAGCCGCGCCCCGACATGCCTGATTTAGGAAATCAAATAGGTTGGGGTGAAATTCTCGGGCCAGAAGCTCCATATCACGATGAGCACTTTTGCTTCGGCTTCACGCTCCTTGGGAAAAATACTTTTTACCCCTCCCACTTGCACCCCGCCACAGAACTGTATGTAGTTCTATCAGGGCATGCCATTTGGACATTAGACGGGCTTTCTAAAATCAATGGTCCAGGTGAATTTATATTGCATCCCTCAGACCACATTCATTCCATGCAAACAGAACAAGAACCGATGCTCGCCCTTTATACTTGGAGCGGAAAGGATGTAAAAACTCTTTCGAAATACGTGTAA
- a CDS encoding sulfate ABC transporter substrate-binding protein: MNLHFFKASFATALFLTGSCFFGCSSEAPAIENNTLVNASYDPTREFYSNYNHIFMKHWKELTGKDVKITQFHGGSGNQAQEVINGLEADVVTLALEYDVNTIRNAGFIDKNWIQKFPQNSAPYTSTIVFLVRKGNPKKIKDWNDLVKDSIGIITPNPKTSGGARWNYLAAWAYAEKIYNGDESKVKEFVQKLYHNVLDLSSGARGSTNKFIEDQLGDVLLSWENEVFLAIREYPNKYEIIIPSVSILAEPSVAIVDKVVNKRGSRKLATEYLNYLYSDEGQHVAAKNHYRPTNKSILNQYKEFDQNIKLITIDYFGGWEKAQKVHFADGGIFDQIYEKK; this comes from the coding sequence ATGAATCTGCATTTTTTCAAGGCGTCTTTCGCGACAGCTCTTTTCCTCACCGGCTCGTGCTTTTTCGGTTGCTCTTCGGAGGCGCCCGCGATCGAAAACAACACGCTTGTCAATGCGTCTTACGATCCGACGCGTGAGTTCTATTCCAATTACAATCATATTTTCATGAAGCATTGGAAAGAACTGACCGGCAAAGATGTTAAAATCACGCAATTTCATGGCGGTTCCGGCAATCAAGCACAAGAAGTTATCAACGGCCTTGAAGCCGATGTGGTCACGCTAGCACTTGAATATGACGTCAATACCATTCGAAACGCAGGCTTTATTGACAAAAACTGGATCCAAAAATTTCCCCAAAATAGCGCCCCCTATACATCAACCATCGTATTTCTTGTGCGCAAAGGCAACCCCAAGAAAATCAAGGATTGGAACGACCTCGTAAAAGACAGCATCGGCATCATCACCCCCAACCCTAAAACTTCAGGCGGTGCACGTTGGAACTATCTTGCCGCGTGGGCTTACGCCGAAAAAATTTATAATGGGGATGAATCCAAAGTCAAAGAGTTTGTACAAAAACTCTACCATAATGTATTAGACCTATCCTCAGGCGCACGCGGTTCTACAAATAAATTTATCGAAGACCAATTAGGCGATGTGTTGCTTTCTTGGGAGAACGAAGTATTCCTAGCAATCAGGGAATACCCCAACAAGTACGAAATCATCATACCAAGCGTAAGCATTTTAGCCGAGCCATCCGTCGCTATTGTAGATAAAGTCGTTAACAAACGCGGTTCCCGCAAACTCGCCACGGAGTACTTAAATTACCTTTACTCAGACGAAGGTCAACACGTTGCGGCAAAGAACCATTACAGACCGACAAACAAGTCTATTCTCAACCAGTATAAAGAATTCGATCAAAATATAAAATTGATTACCATTGATTATTTTGGCGGTTGGGAGAAAGCTCAAAAAGTGCATTTTGCAGACGGTGGAATATTCGATCAAATTTACGAAAAGAAATAA
- a CDS encoding SufS family cysteine desulfurase: protein MITNNPETRSLEELAGVPNAAELEQLANAYFPDLTDSAYAAPTAAPEAQNASAAQGVSAAQGAAAINQSPAFDWEHPFATYGDQPVTSAPFTYGGNATDTWLNTVEAPAAPEAQFLPQQGDISVTQAPANGYSPKVVSKTQAAQQDRKVDAPTSLGGDSAKGNSANSGANSRNESIRIGSKTLAQIRADFPILSKQINGHPLVWLDNGATTQRPQQVIDRLKYYYENENSNVHRGAHTLAAASTDAYENARGIVRDFIGAPSAQEIVFVRGTTEAINLVANAYVKPTLQPGDEIIVSILEHHANIVPWQLIAEETGAVIKVIPCDSTGQLKLHDYEALFTKRTKFVSVTHVSNVLGTVTPIEELIAIAHRHGVRILIDGAQSIAHIPVNVSALDADFFVFSGHKVFAPTGIGVVYGKKELLEAARPYHGGGNMIADVTFERTIYNGIPNKFEAGTGSIADAVGLGEALKYLSEIGMPCVFRWEHELLQYGLKELKTVKGIHLVGTALNKASALAFKLDGYSDEEVGKRLDAYGIAVRTGHHCAQPVLRHFGYESTVRPTLALYNSPDDIDALVRALKTFA, encoded by the coding sequence ATGATTACGAATAATCCAGAAACCAGATCGCTGGAAGAACTCGCCGGAGTTCCCAATGCGGCTGAACTGGAGCAATTGGCTAACGCATATTTCCCTGATTTGACAGATAGCGCTTATGCCGCCCCCACAGCAGCACCCGAAGCACAGAATGCTTCTGCTGCACAGGGCGTAAGTGCCGCTCAGGGTGCCGCTGCCATCAACCAATCTCCAGCCTTTGACTGGGAACATCCGTTTGCGACTTACGGCGATCAGCCAGTGACCTCGGCACCGTTTACCTACGGCGGAAACGCTACAGACACTTGGCTCAACACCGTTGAAGCCCCTGCAGCACCTGAAGCGCAGTTTTTGCCGCAGCAGGGCGATATTTCTGTAACGCAAGCCCCGGCTAACGGATACTCTCCGAAAGTCGTTTCCAAGACTCAGGCCGCTCAGCAAGACCGCAAGGTGGACGCTCCGACTTCGCTCGGTGGCGATTCTGCTAAGGGCAACTCTGCAAATTCTGGCGCAAATTCCAGAAACGAATCGATCCGCATCGGTTCCAAGACGCTTGCCCAGATCCGTGCCGACTTCCCGATTCTTTCGAAGCAGATCAACGGTCATCCGCTGGTTTGGCTCGATAACGGTGCTACGACGCAGAGACCGCAGCAGGTCATTGACCGCCTCAAGTACTACTACGAAAATGAAAACTCGAACGTCCACCGTGGTGCGCACACGCTTGCCGCCGCTTCGACGGATGCTTACGAGAACGCCCGCGGCATTGTCCGTGACTTTATCGGCGCTCCGTCTGCACAAGAAATCGTTTTCGTCCGCGGTACCACCGAAGCCATTAACTTGGTTGCAAACGCCTACGTAAAGCCGACACTCCAGCCGGGCGATGAAATCATCGTCTCCATTTTGGAACACCACGCCAACATCGTTCCTTGGCAGCTCATTGCCGAAGAAACGGGTGCCGTGATCAAGGTGATTCCGTGCGATTCTACGGGTCAGCTCAAGCTCCACGACTACGAAGCTCTCTTTACAAAGAGAACCAAGTTCGTTTCCGTCACACACGTTTCGAACGTTCTCGGTACAGTCACCCCGATTGAAGAATTGATCGCCATCGCTCATAGACACGGCGTGAGAATCCTCATTGACGGTGCACAGTCTATTGCGCACATTCCGGTAAATGTTTCCGCCCTCGATGCAGACTTCTTCGTGTTCTCAGGACACAAGGTGTTCGCTCCGACAGGTATCGGTGTCGTTTACGGCAAGAAGGAATTGCTGGAAGCAGCCCGCCCCTACCATGGCGGTGGCAACATGATTGCCGACGTGACCTTCGAACGCACCATCTACAACGGAATTCCGAACAAGTTTGAAGCCGGTACCGGAAGCATCGCCGACGCTGTTGGCCTTGGCGAAGCCCTCAAGTACCTCTCCGAAATCGGAATGCCCTGCGTATTCAGATGGGAACATGAATTGTTGCAGTATGGCCTCAAGGAACTGAAGACCGTCAAGGGAATCCACCTTGTAGGAACCGCACTCAACAAGGCATCTGCGCTAGCCTTCAAGCTCGACGGATACTCCGACGAAGAAGTGGGCAAGAGACTCGACGCTTACGGCATCGCCGTCCGCACCGGGCATCACTGCGCACAACCTGTCTTACGCCATTTCGGATACGAAAGTACCGTGCGACCCACTCTCGCATTGTACAACTCGCCCGACGACATCGATGCACTCGTAAGAGCGTTGAAGACATTCGCGTGA
- a CDS encoding alpha/beta hydrolase produces the protein MHYLIVPGLNNSDEKHWQTFWEKSLQNTSRVKQRDWDYPQRDEWVQALGDTIQKLDKDTIIIAHSLGVATTVIYLTQNQGKIPLNLKGAFLVSPSDVDNIEVIKSFAPMPLEKLPIPACVVASENDPFVSMERAEFFASAWGVKLFNAGKLGHINSATDLREWEQGRAFLAAFEQSI, from the coding sequence ATGCATTACTTGATTGTTCCGGGTTTGAATAATTCTGACGAAAAGCATTGGCAAACTTTTTGGGAAAAGAGTCTGCAAAACACCAGCCGAGTAAAGCAACGCGATTGGGATTATCCGCAAAGAGATGAATGGGTTCAAGCGCTAGGCGATACCATTCAAAAACTTGACAAAGATACAATTATCATTGCACACAGTTTAGGCGTTGCAACTACAGTCATTTACCTTACTCAAAATCAAGGTAAAATTCCGTTGAATCTCAAGGGTGCTTTTCTCGTTTCGCCAAGCGACGTCGACAACATCGAAGTCATCAAGTCGTTTGCGCCAATGCCATTAGAAAAATTGCCAATTCCCGCTTGCGTTGTCGCGAGCGAAAACGATCCGTTCGTTTCCATGGAACGTGCAGAATTTTTCGCATCCGCTTGGGGTGTAAAGTTATTCAACGCCGGCAAGCTCGGGCACATCAATTCTGCAACAGACTTGCGTGAATGGGAACAGGGCCGCGCATTCCTCGCCGCATTCGAGCAATCAATTTAG
- a CDS encoding family 2A encapsulin nanocompartment shell protein, whose translation MANETEKNVGINALGAKAAYNLANVTKTKPQFASLTPKWLTKFLEFKGLETGLFRVNKVVEGQTPLDVLCSATKKSDIIPEGYVEYETEPREYKLNSISTIINVNTAIEDVYSSPYDQVQEQLGLAIESLRERQESQLINNDDYGLLKNITDSQRIQPIRADGRPTPDDLDELITKVWKEPSFFLAHPRAIAAFERECTRRGVPPVVVDIAGGKFLTWRGIPLIPTNKLLVDGVKEPKSKGGKTNILLIRTGEAKRGVIGLFQAGLKNEHSRGLSVRFRGIDNKGVASYLLSLYCSAAILSDDAIAVLEDVEVGEYYDYE comes from the coding sequence ATGGCAAATGAAACAGAAAAGAATGTCGGCATCAACGCGCTTGGCGCAAAGGCTGCCTATAACCTTGCTAACGTCACCAAGACCAAGCCGCAATTTGCGTCTCTCACTCCGAAGTGGCTCACCAAGTTCCTTGAATTCAAGGGCCTGGAAACCGGTCTTTTCCGCGTGAACAAGGTAGTCGAAGGCCAGACACCGCTCGACGTTCTCTGCAGCGCCACCAAGAAGTCTGATATCATCCCGGAAGGCTACGTCGAATACGAAACCGAACCGCGTGAATACAAGCTCAACTCCATTTCCACGATCATCAACGTCAACACCGCCATCGAAGACGTTTACAGTTCCCCGTATGATCAGGTTCAGGAACAGCTCGGTCTCGCTATCGAATCTCTCCGCGAACGTCAGGAAAGCCAGCTCATCAACAACGATGACTACGGTCTCTTGAAGAACATTACTGACTCCCAGCGCATCCAGCCAATCCGCGCCGATGGCCGCCCCACACCGGACGATCTCGACGAACTCATCACGAAGGTTTGGAAGGAACCGTCCTTCTTCCTCGCTCACCCGCGTGCTATCGCAGCATTCGAACGCGAATGCACCCGCCGTGGCGTGCCGCCTGTCGTCGTAGATATCGCCGGTGGCAAGTTCCTCACCTGGCGCGGCATTCCTCTCATCCCGACCAACAAGCTCCTCGTTGACGGTGTGAAGGAACCGAAGTCCAAGGGTGGCAAGACCAACATCTTGCTCATCCGTACTGGCGAAGCCAAACGCGGCGTGATCGGTCTCTTCCAGGCTGGTCTCAAGAACGAACACTCTCGCGGCCTTTCTGTGCGTTTCCGCGGTATCGACAACAAGGGTGTCGCTTCTTACCTCCTTTCTCTCTACTGCTCTGCAGCAATCCTTTCCGACGACGCAATCGCAGTCCTTGAAGACGTAGAGGTTGGCGAATACTATGATTACGAATAA